In Vibrio sp. FE10, the following are encoded in one genomic region:
- the arcA gene encoding two-component system response regulator ArcA: protein MQTPQILIVEDEQVTRNTLKSIFEAEGYAVFEASDGEEMHQVLSDNQVNLVIMDINLPGKNGLLLARELREQANVALMFLTGRDNEVDKILGLEIGADDYITKPFNPRELTIRARNLLNRSMSTSSVQEEKRSVEKYEFNGWVLDINSRSLVSPDGEGYKLPRSEFRALLHFCENPGKIQTRADLLKKMTGRELKPHDRTVDVTIRRIRKHFESVSGTPEIIATIHGEGYRFCGDLED, encoded by the coding sequence ATGCAAACCCCGCAGATTCTTATCGTTGAAGATGAGCAAGTAACTCGTAACACTCTAAAGAGTATTTTTGAAGCAGAGGGATATGCTGTTTTTGAGGCTAGCGACGGTGAAGAGATGCACCAAGTGCTATCTGACAACCAAGTTAACCTTGTAATTATGGACATCAACCTTCCTGGTAAGAATGGCCTACTACTTGCGCGTGAACTACGTGAGCAAGCAAATGTAGCGCTTATGTTCTTAACGGGTCGTGATAATGAAGTTGATAAGATCCTTGGCCTAGAGATCGGCGCTGATGACTACATCACTAAGCCTTTCAACCCTCGTGAACTGACTATTCGTGCACGTAACCTTCTTAACCGTTCAATGAGCACAAGCTCTGTTCAAGAAGAAAAACGTAGCGTTGAGAAGTACGAGTTCAACGGTTGGGTACTAGACATCAACAGTCGTTCTCTGGTTAGCCCAGATGGCGAAGGCTACAAGCTACCTCGTTCAGAGTTCCGTGCTCTACTTCACTTCTGTGAGAACCCAGGTAAGATCCAAACACGTGCAGATCTTCTTAAGAAGATGACTGGCCGTGAGCTTAAGCCACACGATCGTACTGTAGACGTAACAATCCGTCGTATTCGTAAGCACTTTGAATCAGTTTCTGGTACACCAGAAATCATCGCAACGATTCACGGTGAAGGCTACCGCTTTTGTGGTGACCTAGAAGACTAA